Proteins from one Deltaproteobacteria bacterium genomic window:
- a CDS encoding amidohydrolase family protein has protein sequence MDKLILSARTVLPVSSKPLKNVSLLVAGGKIREIGKTDIIRRRNKSVKELDLGEGILLPGFVNAHTHLELGWIKERLGNFDGFTGWLEQIVKTKRDGVSENSLTKSVREGIDALIGTGVTTVGEISSYGGVDKPILKNSGLRTVLYREIMDSNENEVDFYTLESGGLFQERLFPHAPYSCGPRLIKKALDSHDRNGVPLGIHLAESTDEVRFVRGEENGIEKKVFPLINKTPFERPVAETPYAYLKKSGLAPGAKITLVHMVHVGEEETGELRDRDIGIVLCPRSNFLLQVGEPPLKQYAGLERVGLGTDGLSSNYNLDFFEEIRFLHLLMSRSLTEEAARRAVHCATLGGAGALYMEEETGSIEAGKEADLIFLKPKNKSKDPYLSVISSTSQDLRFLMVRGNILFSDYM, from the coding sequence ATGGATAAACTCATCTTATCGGCCCGGACGGTTCTTCCCGTTTCCTCAAAGCCGCTTAAAAATGTCTCCCTTCTTGTAGCTGGCGGCAAGATTCGCGAAATCGGGAAAACCGATATCATAAGGAGACGCAATAAAAGCGTGAAAGAACTGGACCTTGGGGAAGGGATTCTGCTCCCGGGCTTTGTGAACGCGCACACTCATCTGGAGCTGGGCTGGATAAAAGAGAGGCTGGGCAATTTTGACGGGTTTACGGGCTGGCTCGAGCAGATTGTGAAAACCAAGAGGGACGGGGTCTCTGAAAACAGCTTGACGAAATCGGTCAGGGAGGGAATCGATGCGTTAATCGGAACAGGGGTCACTACGGTCGGCGAGATATCGTCCTACGGGGGCGTCGATAAGCCCATATTGAAGAATTCGGGCCTAAGGACCGTCCTCTACAGGGAAATCATGGACAGCAATGAAAATGAAGTCGATTTCTATACGCTTGAGAGCGGCGGACTATTTCAGGAGAGGCTTTTTCCTCACGCACCTTATTCGTGCGGTCCCCGTCTCATAAAGAAGGCTCTCGACTCCCATGACAGAAATGGTGTTCCGCTCGGTATTCATCTCGCCGAGAGCACGGATGAGGTCAGGTTCGTAAGGGGTGAGGAGAACGGAATAGAGAAGAAGGTCTTCCCCCTCATAAATAAAACCCCGTTCGAAAGACCCGTTGCCGAGACCCCTTACGCATACCTGAAGAAATCGGGTCTCGCGCCCGGCGCAAAGATAACACTTGTGCACATGGTGCATGTCGGCGAAGAAGAGACCGGTGAATTAAGAGACAGGGATATAGGCATAGTTCTCTGCCCGAGGAGCAACTTCCTCCTTCAGGTGGGCGAGCCCCCGCTAAAACAGTACGCCGGGCTCGAAAGGGTAGGACTCGGCACGGACGGTCTATCCAGCAACTATAACCTCGATTTCTTCGAGGAGATAAGGTTTCTTCATCTTCTGATGTCCCGCTCTCTTACGGAGGAGGCGGCTCGCAGGGCGGTTCATTGCGCTACCCTGGGGGGCGCGGGAGCTCTATATATGGAAGAGGAAACAGGCAGTATCGAAGCGGGTAAGGAGGCCGATCTGATTTTTCTTAAGCCGAAAAACAAATCAAAAGACCCT